In Musa acuminata AAA Group cultivar baxijiao chromosome BXJ3-9, Cavendish_Baxijiao_AAA, whole genome shotgun sequence, a single genomic region encodes these proteins:
- the LOC103997931 gene encoding nucleobase-ascorbate transporter 6-like → MAGGGGAAPAPKPDELQPHPVKDQLPNVSYCITSPPPWPEAILLGFQHFLVMLGTTVIIPTALVPQMGGGNDEKARVVQTLLFVAGINTLFQTLFGTRLPAVIGGSYTFVVPTISIILAGRYSDIVDPHEKFLRIMRGTQGALIVASTLQIIIGFSGLWRNVTRFLSPLAAVPLVALAGFGLYELGFPGVAKCIEIGLPQIILLVIFSQYIPHALRSEKPVFDRFAVIFSVTIVWLYAYFLTVGGAYKHSPPKTQLHCRTDRSGLVGGSPWIRVPYPFQWGAPTFDAGEAFAMMAASFVSLVESTGTFIAVTRYASATPLPPSVLSRGIGWQGIGILLDGLFGTVNGSSVSVENAGLLALTRVGSRRVVQISAGFMIFFSILGKFGAVFASIPAPIFAALYCLFFAYVGAAGLSFLQFCNLNSFRTKFILGLSVFMGLSVPQYFNEYTSVAGYGPVHTKARWFNDIINVIFSSKPFVAGLVAFFLDNTLHRHNEATRKDRGYHWWKKFRSFKADMRSEEFYSLPFNLNKFFPSV, encoded by the exons ATGGCAGGAGGTGGAGGAGCGGCGCCTGCGCCGAAGCCGGACGAGTTGCAGCCGCACCCGGTGAAGGATCAGTTGCCCAATGTTTCCTACTGTATCACCAGCCCTCCTCCCTGGC CTGAAGCCATACTCCTTGGTTTCCAACATTTTCTGGTTATGCTAGGCACGACTGTTATCATTCCCACTGCACTTGTTCCTCAAATGGGTGGAGGAAAT GATGAGAAAGCCAGGGTAGTCCAGACATTGCTCTTTGTGGCTGGCATCAACACTCTTTTCCAGACTTTGTTTGGCACACGCTTGCCGGCAGTGATAGGCGGTTCTTATACGTTTGTTGTGCCAACCATCTCTATCATCTTGGCTGGTCGTTACAGTGATATTGTGGATCCTCATGAG AAATTTTTGCGTATAATGCGTGGAACCCAGGGTGCCCTAATTGTTGCTTCAACCCTTCAGATTATTATCGGTTTCAGTGGTCTTTGGCGAAATGTAACTAG ATTCTTAAGTCCACTGGCGGCGGTTCCTCTGGTTGCACTTGCTGGATTTGGGCTTTATGAGCTTGGTTTTCCTGGG GTTGCCAAATGCATTGAAATTGGGCTTCCACAGATAATTCTTTTGGTCATTTTCTCACAG TACATCCCTCATGCCCTACGTTCAGAGAAGCCTGTGTTTGATCGATTTGCTGTCATATTTTCGGTTACAATTGTGTGGCTTTATGCATACTTTCTTACGGTGGGAGGAGCATACAAACATTCCCCACCAAAGACACAATTACATTGCCGTACAGATCGGTCAGGGCTTGTTGGTGGCTCTCCCTG GATACGAGTTCCATATCCTTTTCAATGGGGTGCACCAACGTTTGATGCTGGTGAAGCTTTTGCAATGATGGCTGCTTCATTTGTTTCTCTTGTTGAG TCTACTGGTACTTTCATTGCGGTAACAAGATATGCTAGTGCAACACCATTGCCTCCATCAGTTCTTAGTCGTGGGATTGGTTGGCAG GGAATTGGTATCTTGTTGGATGGACTATTTGGAACTGTTAATGGGTCATCAGTATCAGT TGAAAATGCTGGTTTACTAGCTTTGACACGTGTTGGCAGCCGAAGGGTTGTGCAAATATCTGCAGGATTCAtgattttcttttctattcttg GAAAATTTGGAGCAGTTTTTGCATCGATTCCTGCACCGATTTTTGCAGCTCTATATTGTCTTTTCTTCGCATACGTCG GTGCTGCAGGCCTTAGTTTTCTGCAGTTCTGCAATCTTAATAGCTTCCGAACTAAGTTCATACTAGGTCTATCTGTTTTCATGGGCCTGTCGGTTCCCCAGTACTTCAATGAGTACACTTCTGTTGCTGGTTACGGTCCGGTTCATACCAAAGCAAGATGG TTCAATGATATCATTAACGTAATATTCTCTTCAAAGCCATTTGTTGCTGGATTAGTGGCATTTTTCTTGGACAACACCCTGCATAGGCACAACGAAGCTACAAGAAAGGACAGAGGTTATCATTGGTGGAAAAAGTTCCGAAGCTTCAAGGCAGACATGAGAAGCGAGGAATTCTACTCATTGCCGTTTAACCTCAATAAATTTTTCCCATCTGTATGA
- the LOC135650176 gene encoding uncharacterized protein LOC135650176 isoform X2 — MEGGNGEELAVGCVLSLRTTLGDEIEGQIIAYDRPSNILVIQEGSSKAGPRRNIRLLKANYIQDFTYLRKAEDPIDPNKCYIDLAGLQAREEASLRQAEIEAERIGVGVTSEAQSIFDALSKTLPVHWDKTVIVVMNEVRVSSPYHPENVIGGTPAANDRVKKVLDFERKRLQARGPG, encoded by the exons ATGGAGGGCGGCAACGGCGAGGAGCTTGCGGTTGGCTGCGTCCTCTCCCTGAGAACAACCCTCGGCGACGAGATCGAAGGCCAAATCATCGCCTACGACCGCCCCTCCAACATCCTCGTCATCCA AGAAGGCAGTTCGAAGGCGGGGCCTCGGAGGAACATTCGGCTTCTGAAGGCCAACTACATCCAGGACTTCACGTACCTGAGGAAGGCGGAGGACCCGATTGACCCCAACAAGTGCTACATCGATCTCGCCGGCCTTCAGGCTAGGGAAGAGGCCTCTTTGAG ACAAGCAGAGATTGAAGCTGAGAGGATTGGCGTTGGGGTCACCAGCGAGGCTCAAAGCATTTTTGATGCATTGTCTAAGAC GCTTCCTGTCCACTGGGACAAGACTGTCATTGTGGTCATGAATGAAGTCCGTGTCAGCAGCCCATACCACCCAGAAAATGTTATCGGAGGAACCCCAGCTGCCAATGATCGGGTGAAGAAAGTG CTTGATTTTGAAAGGAAGAGGCTGCAAGCTCGTGGACCTGGCTAG
- the LOC135650176 gene encoding uncharacterized protein LOC135650176 isoform X1, translating into MEGGNGEELAVGCVLSLRTTLGDEIEGQIIAYDRPSNILVIHILLALVNPMSFLFLSDVSLFSTRFFDRSSTQEGSSKAGPRRNIRLLKANYIQDFTYLRKAEDPIDPNKCYIDLAGLQAREEASLRQAEIEAERIGVGVTSEAQSIFDALSKTLPVHWDKTVIVVMNEVRVSSPYHPENVIGGTPAANDRVKKVLDFERKRLQARGPG; encoded by the exons ATGGAGGGCGGCAACGGCGAGGAGCTTGCGGTTGGCTGCGTCCTCTCCCTGAGAACAACCCTCGGCGACGAGATCGAAGGCCAAATCATCGCCTACGACCGCCCCTCCAACATCCTCGTCATCCATATCCTTCTCGCTCTCGTCAATCCGATGTCTTTCTTGTTTCTATCTGATGTTTCCCTGTTTTCGACTCGTTTCTTTGACCGATCGTCGACACAAGAAGGCAGTTCGAAGGCGGGGCCTCGGAGGAACATTCGGCTTCTGAAGGCCAACTACATCCAGGACTTCACGTACCTGAGGAAGGCGGAGGACCCGATTGACCCCAACAAGTGCTACATCGATCTCGCCGGCCTTCAGGCTAGGGAAGAGGCCTCTTTGAG ACAAGCAGAGATTGAAGCTGAGAGGATTGGCGTTGGGGTCACCAGCGAGGCTCAAAGCATTTTTGATGCATTGTCTAAGAC GCTTCCTGTCCACTGGGACAAGACTGTCATTGTGGTCATGAATGAAGTCCGTGTCAGCAGCCCATACCACCCAGAAAATGTTATCGGAGGAACCCCAGCTGCCAATGATCGGGTGAAGAAAGTG CTTGATTTTGAAAGGAAGAGGCTGCAAGCTCGTGGACCTGGCTAG